One window of the Desulfurispira natronophila genome contains the following:
- a CDS encoding hydantoinase/oxoprolinase family protein, with amino-acid sequence MMHIGVDTGGTFTDFVYCQDGCWQVYKVLSTPDNPSRAVLEGITHIAGMTDVQVVHGSTVATNAILEHKGATIALVTNEGFEDVLAIGRQNRTELYQLDYQRAIPLVPSERRFGIAGRISSEGKEIEPLDLTQLSKLQHQIKSSGAQAVAVCLLFSYLNPDHEDRVRELLQNLDIPICLSHEILAEFREFERTSTTVINAYVLPKMKDYIHHIAERVHTERLSIMQSNGGSISAQTAMEQSVRTILSGPAGGSVGAYAVGSAAGYSRLVTFDMGGTSTDVCLMDGNLPMTMESAIADFPVKVPMIDIHTVGAGGGSIAQLDQGGALQVGPESAGAAPGPICYGTGTNITVTDANLYLGRLVPEYFLDGGMSLHPERLHLHFDQLANKAGISPTELAKGIITIANANMERAVRVISVERGYNPAEFTLLCFGGAGGLHAASLAKSLGMPQVLVPRNPGILSALGMLMSDVVKDYSLTVMYQQERLDSCELKEHFEAMEQQARCELMEEGIKEHQVYMERSLDMRYCGQSFELMVNWCEDMIEAFHTEHHRCYGYRNETASIEVVNVRLRARGIPEKPPLETLDRGGGELPIQAVVGKANVVWEERELTPVIQRDALLAGNTFQGPAIVVEYTSTIAVPPYARCQVDNWGNLIIDGW; translated from the coding sequence ATGATGCATATTGGAGTTGATACCGGAGGCACTTTTACTGATTTTGTTTATTGCCAGGATGGTTGTTGGCAGGTTTATAAGGTTCTCTCGACACCTGATAATCCATCACGTGCTGTACTGGAGGGAATTACTCATATTGCTGGCATGACCGATGTGCAGGTAGTGCACGGCTCTACTGTCGCAACCAATGCAATACTTGAGCACAAAGGAGCCACTATTGCACTGGTTACGAACGAGGGGTTTGAGGACGTACTGGCTATTGGTCGTCAAAATCGAACTGAATTATATCAGCTTGATTACCAGAGAGCCATTCCTCTGGTTCCCTCCGAACGCCGCTTTGGTATAGCCGGGCGTATCAGCTCTGAGGGTAAAGAGATAGAGCCTCTCGATCTGACACAACTCTCTAAGCTCCAACATCAAATTAAAAGCAGCGGAGCACAGGCCGTGGCTGTTTGCTTGCTTTTTTCTTACCTTAACCCCGACCATGAAGACCGAGTTCGCGAGCTACTGCAAAATTTAGATATCCCCATTTGCCTATCACATGAAATCCTGGCTGAGTTTCGTGAGTTTGAGCGAACCTCAACAACCGTCATCAATGCATATGTCTTACCCAAAATGAAAGACTATATTCATCACATAGCTGAACGTGTGCATACTGAAAGACTCAGTATAATGCAATCTAACGGCGGATCTATCAGCGCACAAACAGCTATGGAGCAGTCAGTGCGTACCATACTCTCTGGCCCTGCCGGAGGCTCTGTTGGCGCTTATGCCGTAGGAAGTGCCGCAGGCTATAGCCGGCTTGTCACCTTCGATATGGGGGGAACTTCTACTGATGTTTGCCTCATGGATGGCAATTTACCTATGACAATGGAAAGCGCTATTGCTGACTTTCCAGTCAAGGTTCCTATGATAGATATCCATACGGTGGGTGCTGGTGGTGGCTCCATTGCTCAGCTTGACCAGGGAGGAGCCTTGCAGGTTGGACCGGAAAGTGCCGGTGCTGCTCCAGGTCCAATATGTTATGGCACAGGAACCAATATAACTGTGACTGATGCCAATCTCTACCTTGGTCGTCTTGTCCCTGAGTATTTTCTAGATGGGGGAATGTCGCTACACCCAGAGCGACTTCACTTACACTTTGATCAACTAGCTAATAAGGCAGGTATCAGCCCTACTGAGCTAGCCAAGGGCATAATAACCATTGCTAATGCCAATATGGAGAGAGCTGTTCGTGTTATATCGGTTGAGCGAGGGTATAACCCCGCCGAATTTACCCTGTTGTGCTTTGGAGGAGCTGGGGGACTACACGCTGCCAGTCTAGCAAAATCCCTGGGAATGCCACAAGTACTGGTGCCTCGCAATCCTGGAATTCTCTCTGCCCTGGGAATGCTTATGTCCGATGTGGTGAAAGACTACTCCCTTACTGTTATGTATCAGCAGGAGCGCCTGGATAGCTGTGAACTGAAGGAACACTTTGAAGCTATGGAGCAACAGGCCAGGTGTGAGCTGATGGAGGAAGGGATAAAGGAACATCAGGTTTACATGGAGCGATCGCTGGATATGCGCTATTGCGGGCAGTCCTTTGAGCTTATGGTTAATTGGTGTGAAGATATGATTGAAGCGTTTCACACTGAGCACCACCGCTGTTATGGTTACCGCAATGAAACAGCATCGATAGAAGTGGTTAATGTACGGCTGCGAGCCCGGGGTATTCCGGAAAAACCTCCTCTGGAAACCCTGGACCGTGGAGGGGGCGAATTACCAATTCAGGCAGTAGTGGGTAAAGCCAATGTCGTGTGGGAGGAGCGAGAGTTGACTCCAGTTATTCAGCGCGATGCGCTCCTGGCGGGTAATACCTTTCAGGGTCCTGCTATCGTCGTGGAGTATACGTCGACCATTGCGGTACCGCCCTATGCCCGCTGCCAGGTTGACAATTGGGGCAACTTGATTATCGATGGCTGGTAA
- a CDS encoding TolC family protein, with protein MIIRAIAIVFTIYLLCVLPTHAADVPQEVSFLIAYHLALENNKSLLLEEVSQRKSELSEIQARSHRLPRADASWQYQRNDDDDTSRTLSAQIRQPLYTGGLASAEQRKSENLQRSASYQLSQVRQNILRDLIEVVADIHMAQQIVAVHKENVRRLEEHVNKSHVRLEVGEISRPVLLQSQMALSEGRADYFESRSRLATLNVRLNNIVGDTRDVQVTDNLEAPPIPKHNLDQWLKLANRKRQDLRAEQQLLDYTHHDLRAQVSRYYPTLDAFARYNQESSSSRSTTEAVLMGVRLQVPIFEGGTRIASYREAKYNTIERSHRILQKKEGIRFEVHQVLNELEVLDYKLEEAASRIEYAQENLRMVTLQFEVGKSTNLDVLDAMVSLKNAEQAMTTAHYEIIKARFRLLYHAGILDTSYFAS; from the coding sequence ATGATAATACGCGCCATTGCCATTGTTTTTACGATATACCTTCTCTGTGTACTTCCAACACATGCGGCTGATGTGCCACAGGAGGTGTCATTTCTCATTGCTTATCATCTGGCGCTTGAAAACAACAAATCACTTTTACTGGAAGAGGTTTCCCAGCGAAAGTCAGAACTAAGCGAAATACAGGCACGCTCACATCGATTACCCCGAGCAGATGCAAGCTGGCAATATCAGCGCAATGACGATGACGATACCTCACGTACCCTCAGTGCTCAGATTCGGCAGCCACTCTATACTGGCGGATTAGCATCGGCAGAGCAACGTAAAAGTGAAAATCTGCAACGCTCAGCTTCTTATCAGCTGAGTCAGGTTCGCCAAAATATACTTCGTGATCTGATAGAAGTAGTGGCTGACATTCACATGGCCCAGCAAATAGTTGCCGTACATAAAGAGAATGTTCGGCGGCTTGAGGAACATGTTAATAAGTCACATGTTCGCCTTGAAGTGGGTGAGATTTCTCGCCCTGTACTTTTGCAGAGTCAAATGGCTTTGAGTGAAGGTCGTGCTGACTACTTTGAAAGCCGCAGTCGGCTGGCAACCCTTAACGTCCGCCTCAATAATATAGTTGGGGATACCCGCGATGTTCAAGTTACCGATAACCTTGAAGCTCCGCCTATACCCAAGCATAACCTTGATCAATGGCTCAAACTAGCCAACCGCAAACGCCAGGATCTGCGAGCCGAGCAGCAGTTACTGGACTACACCCATCACGATCTTCGTGCCCAGGTGAGCCGCTACTATCCAACGCTGGATGCCTTTGCTCGTTACAATCAAGAGTCTTCCAGTTCTCGATCAACTACAGAAGCTGTGCTCATGGGGGTGCGGCTGCAGGTGCCTATTTTTGAGGGTGGCACACGCATCGCTTCATATCGTGAGGCTAAATATAATACTATTGAGCGCTCCCATCGGATTTTGCAAAAAAAAGAAGGAATTCGCTTTGAGGTTCACCAAGTGTTGAATGAGCTGGAGGTTCTTGACTACAAACTCGAAGAAGCCGCAAGCCGAATTGAATATGCCCAGGAAAACCTCCGTATGGTCACACTTCAATTTGAGGTTGGCAAATCTACAAACCTGGATGTTCTTGATGCCATGGTAAGTTTGAAGAATGCTGAGCAGGCTATGACCACGGCTCACTATGAAATAATCAAAGCTAGATTCCGCCTGTTGTATCACGCAGGTATTCTTGATACTTCTTATTTTGCATCATGA
- the carA gene encoding glutamine-hydrolyzing carbamoyl-phosphate synthase small subunit, which produces MNGYIVLADGRYFVGQGFGYEGISEGEIVFNTSMTGYQEVLTDPSYQDQIVTMTQPMIGNYGVNDEDMESSAAYVQGFIVREYVETPSNFRACDTLGNFLQRYKIPGVQGVDTRALVRHIREKGAMPGLIAVGDYDIATLQKQAAQVSHMSGKDLVAKVTCTKPYQWQQGVWKLEEGFQDSRRPEFRIAVYDFGIKYNMLRLLTHYGFEVTVFPATTPAQEILEGDFDGVFLSNGPGDPSAVTYAHKNIAQLIGKLPMFGICLGHQLVCTALGASTYKLKFGHRGVNQPVKDLKTGKIEITSQNHGFAVSTENLPDQVQVTHINLNDETVEGISHKKYPLFTVQYHPEASAGPHDSECHFERFAEMVAAYKKEKLVN; this is translated from the coding sequence ATGAACGGATATATTGTACTTGCCGACGGACGATACTTTGTTGGGCAAGGTTTTGGCTACGAAGGCATAAGCGAGGGTGAGATAGTATTCAATACCAGCATGACTGGTTATCAGGAAGTGTTGACCGATCCCTCATATCAGGATCAAATTGTTACCATGACCCAGCCCATGATTGGTAATTATGGTGTTAATGATGAGGATATGGAGTCCAGCGCGGCTTATGTACAAGGATTTATCGTTCGTGAATATGTGGAAACCCCATCTAATTTCCGCGCTTGTGATACGTTGGGCAATTTTTTACAACGCTATAAAATACCCGGTGTACAAGGTGTGGATACACGTGCTCTAGTACGACACATTCGAGAGAAAGGGGCTATGCCAGGGTTAATTGCTGTAGGTGACTATGATATTGCCACTTTACAAAAACAAGCAGCACAAGTGTCCCATATGAGTGGTAAAGACCTGGTGGCCAAAGTAACATGCACTAAACCTTACCAGTGGCAACAGGGAGTTTGGAAGCTGGAGGAAGGGTTTCAGGATTCTCGCCGTCCGGAGTTCCGCATAGCTGTGTATGATTTTGGTATCAAGTACAACATGTTGCGGCTGTTGACTCATTACGGGTTTGAGGTGACAGTATTTCCTGCTACGACACCAGCTCAGGAAATACTGGAAGGTGATTTTGACGGGGTATTTCTCTCCAATGGCCCCGGCGATCCTTCAGCCGTTACCTATGCTCACAAGAATATAGCGCAGCTTATCGGAAAACTGCCCATGTTCGGGATTTGTCTAGGCCATCAACTGGTATGCACTGCACTTGGAGCCAGCACCTACAAGCTCAAATTTGGTCACCGTGGCGTTAATCAGCCCGTTAAAGATTTGAAAACCGGTAAAATTGAGATCACCAGCCAGAACCACGGTTTTGCTGTAAGCACTGAAAATTTACCGGACCAAGTGCAAGTCACCCATATTAATCTCAACGATGAGACGGTTGAAGGGATATCCCACAAAAAATATCCTCTCTTTACCGTGCAGTATCACCCTGAAGCTAGTGCAGGGCCTCATGACAGCGAATGCCATTTTGAGCGCTTTGCCGAAATGGTTGCCGCTTACAAAAAGGAAAAACTTGTCAACTGA